One part of the Deltaproteobacteria bacterium genome encodes these proteins:
- the dnaN gene encoding DNA polymerase III subunit beta, which translates to MECKIEKRDFLRGLTMLQTVVERRTTMPILSNALLHAENQTLTLTATDLETAIQARLPASVTTDGQASLSARKLFEIVRELPESPITLLTKENDWVTLTCQKSVFNIAGMNPDEFPPLPDFREEDFHPFPTRDLREMIEATVFAASTEESRYNLNGVFLKGFRLESGPIIRMVATDGHRLSLIDKPGLEFPNLETGVIIPRKGLLEIRRLMGDGTRKDDGQDGVMYLALSQNNLVAKRDEALVFTRLIEGQFPDYESVIPKDNDKRINLPTEAFTACLKRVSTMASEKGEGLVFEIGKAMISVSSFSQDFGDAKEEIDIEYDGDELAVGFNGRYLLDALGVMGTEEVLFELRDNSTAGVLRPVGREGLLCLVMPMKL; encoded by the coding sequence ATGGAATGCAAGATTGAAAAGAGGGACTTTCTCCGCGGCCTCACCATGCTCCAGACCGTAGTCGAGAGGCGTACAACCATGCCCATTCTCTCCAACGCCCTGCTCCACGCCGAAAACCAGACCCTTACCCTAACGGCTACGGACCTCGAGACCGCGATACAGGCTCGCCTTCCAGCCTCGGTTACAACCGATGGCCAAGCCTCCCTCTCAGCAAGGAAACTCTTCGAGATCGTCCGCGAGCTTCCCGAGTCCCCCATCACCCTCCTGACCAAGGAAAACGACTGGGTAACCCTGACCTGTCAGAAATCGGTCTTCAATATCGCAGGCATGAATCCGGACGAATTTCCCCCCTTGCCCGACTTCAGGGAGGAAGACTTCCACCCCTTTCCTACCCGGGACCTCAGGGAGATGATAGAGGCAACCGTCTTCGCGGCCTCTACAGAGGAATCACGCTACAATCTCAACGGGGTCTTTCTCAAGGGCTTTCGCCTCGAAAGCGGACCGATCATCCGCATGGTCGCTACCGACGGCCACCGCCTCTCCCTGATCGATAAGCCCGGCCTCGAGTTTCCCAACCTGGAAACCGGCGTCATAATCCCCAGGAAAGGCCTCCTCGAAATCAGAAGGCTCATGGGAGACGGGACCCGTAAAGACGACGGACAGGACGGTGTCATGTACCTGGCCCTTTCCCAGAACAACCTCGTGGCCAAGAGGGATGAAGCCCTTGTCTTCACTCGTCTTATCGAGGGACAATTCCCGGACTACGAATCGGTCATCCCAAAGGACAACGACAAGAGAATCAACCTTCCGACAGAGGCCTTTACCGCGTGTCTCAAACGGGTATCCACGATGGCAAGTGAAAAGGGGGAAGGACTCGTATTCGAAATCGGAAAGGCAATGATCTCGGTCTCATCGTTCAGCCAGGATTTCGGAGACGCTAAAGAGGAGATCGATATCGAATACGACGGCGATGAACTCGCCGTCGGCTTTAACGGGCGATACCTTCTCGACGCCCTCGGTGTTATGGGTACCGAGGAGGTTCTCTTTGAACTCAGAGACAACTCAACAGCAGGCGTTCTTCGACCCGTCGGCCGGGAGGGTCTCCTCTGTCTCGTTATGCCCATGAAGCTCTGA
- the gyrB gene encoding DNA topoisomerase (ATP-hydrolyzing) subunit B, with protein MKDRLYTADQIRVLDGLIAVRKRPAMYIGNTGPEGLHHLVHELVDNSIDEALAGYCDRIEVTIHIDDTVTVKDNGRGIPVDIHKREGRPAIEVVMTKLHSGGKFDNRTYKVSGGLHGVGLSVVNALSEFVELEIRRDKKVYTQTYSRGKAVTPLKVVGRTTETGTVVRFKPDREIFDSTVFSFDLLAQRLRELSFLHRGVFISIYDERTEKKHEFLYQGGIVSFIEYLSKNKNSIHAKPIYFEGGRNGIHAEVAFQYNDGYSENLFSYANSINTTEGGTHLAGFKAALTRTINSYAMNNNLFKGLKENLTGEDVREGLVAVVSVKVPEPQFEGQTKTKLGNSEVKGVVEGLVNEKLSAFLEENPKTARKIIAKVVEAARAREAARKARELTRRKGILENDALPGKLADCQERDPAHSELYIVEGDSAGGSAKQGRDRVFQAILPLKGKILNVEKARFDKMLSNEEIKTIIAALGGGIGKEDYDVSKLRYHRVIIMTDADVDGSHIRTLLLTFFYRQMPEMVERGYLYIAQPPLFRVREGKKDRYLRGEDEMSRFLLERATSKIKVRVERTGKEFAGKQLKVILDRFLQYRFYRKRILDRGYSGRLLDLLLESPVRTRRFFEDEKGLLEIRSRLIQEGFETSEVLKDEEHNLYELEVWRDGEAFRSRLNWELVSSAPFRGLRSAYAEISGFDTPPYLVDGAADLRVETTEELVSLIEQIGKEGISVQRYKGLGEMNPDQLWETTMNPQTRVLLRVRIEDAVEADDIFTILMGDQVDSRRRFIEENALNVGQLDI; from the coding sequence ATGAAGGATCGATTGTATACGGCGGATCAGATTAGGGTCCTCGACGGACTGATTGCTGTGCGGAAGAGACCGGCCATGTATATAGGAAACACCGGGCCGGAGGGACTCCACCACCTCGTCCACGAACTCGTGGATAACAGCATCGACGAGGCTCTTGCGGGCTATTGCGACCGAATCGAGGTTACCATTCATATCGATGACACGGTTACGGTCAAGGACAATGGCCGGGGCATTCCCGTGGATATCCACAAGAGGGAAGGACGCCCGGCCATAGAGGTCGTCATGACCAAGCTCCATTCGGGCGGGAAGTTCGACAACCGGACCTACAAGGTCTCCGGGGGTCTCCATGGAGTCGGCCTATCCGTGGTCAATGCCCTCTCTGAATTCGTGGAGTTGGAAATACGGCGTGACAAGAAGGTCTATACACAGACCTACAGCCGTGGCAAAGCCGTTACACCTCTCAAGGTGGTAGGCAGGACCACGGAGACCGGTACGGTTGTCCGTTTCAAGCCCGACAGGGAGATATTCGATTCCACGGTCTTCAGCTTTGATCTCCTTGCTCAACGGCTCAGGGAACTTTCCTTCTTGCACAGAGGAGTCTTTATCTCCATTTACGACGAGAGAACCGAGAAGAAACACGAGTTCCTCTACCAGGGGGGGATCGTCTCTTTTATCGAGTACCTCAGCAAGAACAAGAACTCTATCCATGCCAAACCGATATACTTCGAAGGCGGGAGGAACGGCATCCACGCGGAGGTAGCCTTTCAATACAACGACGGCTATTCGGAGAACCTCTTCTCCTATGCTAACAGCATCAACACGACAGAAGGCGGGACGCATTTGGCTGGTTTCAAGGCGGCCTTAACCAGGACCATAAACTCCTATGCGATGAACAACAACCTGTTCAAGGGCCTGAAGGAGAACCTTACCGGAGAAGACGTGCGCGAGGGGCTCGTTGCGGTGGTGAGCGTGAAAGTGCCTGAACCCCAGTTCGAGGGGCAGACCAAGACCAAGCTCGGCAACAGCGAGGTCAAAGGGGTCGTCGAGGGGTTGGTGAACGAGAAGCTCTCGGCGTTTCTCGAAGAGAATCCGAAGACGGCCCGGAAAATCATAGCAAAGGTTGTGGAGGCGGCGAGGGCCCGCGAAGCGGCAAGAAAAGCCAGGGAACTCACCCGCCGGAAGGGAATCCTCGAGAATGACGCGCTTCCCGGTAAGCTAGCCGACTGCCAGGAGAGAGACCCTGCCCACAGTGAACTCTACATAGTCGAGGGGGACTCCGCAGGGGGGTCTGCCAAACAGGGAAGGGATCGGGTATTCCAGGCGATTCTGCCGTTGAAGGGGAAGATCCTGAACGTCGAGAAGGCACGTTTCGACAAGATGCTATCCAATGAGGAGATCAAGACGATCATCGCGGCCCTCGGTGGTGGAATCGGAAAGGAGGACTATGACGTTTCCAAACTCCGCTACCATCGTGTAATCATCATGACCGATGCCGACGTTGACGGGTCTCATATACGGACGTTGCTCCTCACCTTCTTCTACAGGCAGATGCCCGAGATGGTAGAACGGGGCTACCTGTACATCGCCCAGCCTCCCCTTTTCAGGGTGAGGGAGGGCAAGAAAGACCGGTACCTCCGGGGCGAGGATGAGATGAGTCGATTCCTCCTGGAAAGGGCGACCTCCAAGATCAAGGTCAGAGTGGAGAGAACCGGGAAGGAGTTCGCCGGCAAGCAGCTCAAGGTGATTCTCGATCGATTTCTCCAATACAGGTTTTACAGGAAGAGGATCCTCGATCGGGGCTATTCCGGTAGGCTCCTCGACCTGCTCCTGGAAAGCCCTGTCAGGACCCGGCGGTTCTTTGAAGACGAGAAGGGCCTTCTGGAGATCCGGAGCCGCTTGATCCAGGAGGGATTTGAGACCTCCGAGGTCTTGAAGGATGAGGAACACAACCTCTATGAACTGGAGGTCTGGAGGGACGGAGAGGCCTTCAGGAGCCGCCTCAACTGGGAACTGGTTTCCTCGGCACCTTTCAGGGGTCTCCGTTCTGCCTATGCCGAAATCAGTGGTTTTGACACGCCTCCCTACCTGGTAGATGGAGCAGCGGATCTCCGAGTGGAAACAACCGAGGAACTCGTCTCGCTCATAGAGCAGATCGGCAAGGAGGGTATATCCGTCCAGCGCTACAAGGGCCTGGGAGAAATGAATCCCGACCAGCTCTGGGAGACCACGATGAACCCACAGACGCGGGTCCTGCTCCGAGTCAGGATTGAGGATGCCGTGGAAGCCGACGACATCTTCACGATCCTGATGGGGGATCAGGTGGACTCCAGGCGGAGGTTCATCGAGGAAAACGCCTTGAATGTAGGGCAACTCGATATATGA